One Hydrogenispora ethanolica genomic region harbors:
- a CDS encoding FadR/GntR family transcriptional regulator — translation MFQPIHSSTVVQQIIEKITQSLIRGELKPGDRLPPEPELAVQLGVSRTSLREALKTLGGLGVLVAKKRGGTFIATAASQAMFDPLIFNLIIEKGSKDELFELRVLLEVDAVELAMNKATPADFALLDGDLKRFEESLPGGDLELLAELDLRFHLRILEMSKNQSFIRISNVVMQLFASPIEKTIKQIGPEQVLINHRALFQAMRDKDLLRAKEHIIRSFESSRQFM, via the coding sequence TTGTTTCAGCCGATTCATTCAAGCACCGTGGTGCAACAGATCATTGAGAAGATTACCCAGTCCTTGATCCGGGGCGAACTAAAGCCGGGCGACCGTTTGCCGCCCGAACCGGAGCTGGCGGTGCAGTTGGGCGTCAGCCGGACCTCGTTGCGGGAAGCCCTCAAGACCTTGGGCGGCCTCGGCGTGCTGGTGGCCAAGAAACGGGGCGGTACCTTCATTGCCACGGCGGCCTCGCAAGCCATGTTCGATCCGCTGATCTTCAACCTGATCATCGAGAAAGGCTCCAAGGACGAACTCTTCGAGCTGCGGGTGCTGCTGGAAGTGGATGCGGTCGAGCTGGCTATGAATAAAGCGACCCCGGCCGATTTTGCGTTGCTGGACGGGGATCTCAAACGCTTCGAGGAGAGTCTCCCCGGGGGCGACCTGGAGCTCCTGGCCGAGCTGGATCTGCGGTTTCATCTCAGGATCCTGGAAATGTCCAAGAATCAATCGTTCATCCGCATCAGCAACGTGGTGATGCAATTGTTCGCCTCGCCGATAGAGAAGACCATCAAGCAGATCGGCCCGGAACAGGTTCTCATCAATCACCGGGCGCTCTTTCAGGCGATGCGCGACAAAGATCTGCTCCGCGCCAAGGAGCATATCATCCGTTCCTTCGAAAGTTCCCGCCAGTTCATGTAG
- a CDS encoding DUF896 domain-containing protein yields the protein MPDLKTLTARLNALYHKSQKEGLTPEELAERDQLRRQYLGMIRNQVQSSLERIRVVDAPEEHEETCDHQHCDCHHPGHRH from the coding sequence ATGCCGGATCTGAAAACATTGACGGCCCGTTTGAATGCCTTGTATCACAAATCGCAAAAAGAAGGATTGACTCCAGAGGAGCTGGCGGAACGGGACCAGTTGCGCCGCCAGTACCTGGGGATGATTCGCAATCAGGTCCAATCGTCCCTGGAGCGGATTCGAGTCGTCGATGCGCCGGAAGAACACGAGGAGACCTGTGACCATCAGCACTGCGACTGCCATCACCCGGGTCACCGCCACTAA
- a CDS encoding putative glycoside hydrolase has protein sequence MRNKLWIILPVFPILFLIFLTAWLKPATPQRAVPTKIGPATVQEQPAPKQPAREQSVATLPEATPVPATPAPVPTPSAAPPLAAPAPTPWPKPAAVKGIYATAWVAGSNKSLARICDLIDQTELNTLVVDVKDDTGTISYESRVPLADAIGSWEKKIGDPVKVLETLRQHQIFPIARIVVFKDPFLAKRKPEWAVRDSSGGLWVDRKGLHWVDPYNKAYWDYIIAIAREAISLGFQEIQFDYVRFTSDGPIERCVYPFSDGKLKQDVIRDFLQYAREQLQLSGIPVSADIFGLTTSVPDDQGIGQLYEKVIANVDVVSPMVYPSHYAPGSFGLGNPNLHPYETVLRAVSDARKRLEKAGNTTTSLRPWLQDFNLGAHYGRNEVQKQIQAVRDAGATEWIFWNPSCRYQLDKYR, from the coding sequence GTGCGCAACAAACTTTGGATCATCTTACCCGTCTTCCCCATTCTGTTCCTGATCTTCCTGACCGCCTGGCTCAAGCCCGCCACTCCCCAGCGGGCCGTGCCCACAAAGATTGGGCCGGCGACGGTCCAGGAGCAACCGGCCCCCAAACAACCAGCCCGGGAACAATCCGTAGCGACGCTTCCCGAAGCCACCCCCGTTCCGGCCACTCCCGCGCCGGTTCCCACGCCCTCAGCCGCGCCGCCGCTTGCCGCACCGGCACCGACACCCTGGCCGAAACCTGCGGCCGTGAAGGGGATTTACGCCACCGCCTGGGTGGCCGGGTCCAATAAATCACTGGCCCGGATCTGCGACCTCATCGACCAGACCGAGCTCAATACGCTGGTAGTCGACGTCAAGGACGATACCGGGACCATCAGTTACGAATCCCGGGTGCCATTGGCGGACGCCATCGGTTCCTGGGAAAAGAAGATTGGCGATCCGGTCAAGGTCCTGGAAACGCTGCGGCAGCATCAGATCTTCCCCATCGCCCGGATCGTCGTTTTCAAAGACCCCTTTCTCGCCAAACGCAAACCGGAATGGGCCGTTAGAGACAGTTCGGGCGGACTCTGGGTGGACCGGAAAGGCCTGCATTGGGTCGATCCCTACAACAAAGCTTACTGGGACTACATCATCGCCATCGCCCGGGAAGCCATTTCCCTGGGCTTTCAGGAGATCCAGTTTGATTACGTCCGTTTTACCAGCGACGGCCCGATTGAGCGTTGCGTCTATCCGTTCAGCGACGGCAAGCTCAAACAGGATGTGATTCGCGACTTTTTACAGTATGCCCGCGAACAGCTGCAACTCTCCGGCATCCCCGTCTCCGCCGATATCTTCGGCCTTACCACCAGCGTCCCCGATGACCAGGGAATCGGCCAGCTGTATGAGAAGGTCATCGCCAATGTCGACGTGGTTTCGCCCATGGTTTACCCTTCGCATTACGCGCCGGGCAGTTTCGGCCTGGGCAATCCCAACCTTCATCCTTACGAAACAGTTCTCCGCGCCGTCAGCGACGCCCGGAAACGTTTGGAGAAGGCCGGCAACACCACGACGTCGCTCCGGCCCTGGCTGCAGGATTTCAACCTGGGGGCGCACTACGGCCGGAATGAGGTTCAAAAGCAGATTCAGGCGGTCCGGGACGCCGGGGCCACGGAATGGATCTTCTGGAATCCCAGTTGCCGCTATCAATTGGATAAGTACCGCTGA
- a CDS encoding MGDG synthase family glycosyltransferase: MNDQLKKIMIIYADSGAGHRRAAEALYQVVTADYPAAQVQLFDALQYTTAVFRQSYPRTYLYMVNHCPWLWGSFYHMLDNGRVDRFARAFRRQTNAQHCRKLEKYLLQEQPDLVLTTHFLPNEIITHLKRRHGFRTFLATCITDYYPHIFWRDRGVDLYFTPHEELTPCLIRMGIPAERIRTLGIPIVPAFSRPADRNALRRKFHLADDRLTVLIASGGFGVGPVEDLVVELDRVEKPLQVLVICGKNPRLQEELTRLTQGARQQFQIYGFVDNMHELMEASDLMISKSGGLTVTEAMAKGLPLLVLNPIPGQETGNCQFLLRHGAGLRVKDPAQAREVLESLLDHPEQLAGMRENMRKLGRPDAAREILSAIATEFPKER, encoded by the coding sequence GTGAATGACCAACTGAAAAAGATCATGATTATCTACGCCGACAGCGGCGCCGGTCACCGCCGGGCCGCCGAGGCGCTGTATCAGGTGGTGACCGCCGATTACCCGGCGGCACAGGTCCAGTTGTTCGATGCCTTGCAATATACCACGGCGGTCTTCCGCCAGAGCTATCCCCGGACCTATCTGTATATGGTGAATCACTGCCCCTGGCTCTGGGGATCCTTCTATCATATGCTGGATAACGGCCGGGTGGATCGGTTCGCCCGCGCCTTCCGGCGCCAGACCAATGCCCAGCATTGCCGGAAACTTGAAAAGTATCTGCTGCAGGAGCAGCCTGATCTGGTGCTCACGACGCATTTTCTGCCGAATGAGATCATCACCCATCTCAAACGCAGGCACGGGTTCCGGACCTTCCTGGCTACCTGCATCACTGACTATTACCCGCATATCTTCTGGCGCGATCGCGGCGTGGATCTGTATTTCACGCCGCACGAGGAACTGACTCCCTGCCTGATCCGGATGGGGATTCCGGCCGAACGCATCCGGACGCTGGGGATTCCGATCGTTCCGGCCTTCAGCCGGCCGGCCGATCGCAATGCGCTGCGCCGCAAGTTCCATCTGGCGGATGACCGCTTGACGGTCTTGATCGCCAGCGGCGGTTTTGGGGTCGGACCCGTGGAAGACTTGGTCGTGGAGTTGGACCGGGTGGAAAAGCCCTTGCAGGTCCTGGTGATCTGCGGTAAAAACCCCAGGTTGCAGGAGGAACTGACCCGCCTGACCCAGGGGGCGCGGCAGCAGTTTCAAATCTACGGCTTTGTCGACAACATGCATGAATTGATGGAAGCCAGCGACCTGATGATCTCCAAATCCGGCGGGCTGACAGTGACCGAGGCGATGGCCAAGGGCCTGCCGCTGCTGGTCCTCAACCCCATCCCCGGCCAGGAGACGGGAAATTGCCAATTCCTGCTGCGCCACGGCGCGGGTTTGCGGGTCAAAGATCCGGCCCAGGCCCGGGAGGTTCTCGAAAGCTTGCTCGACCATCCGGAGCAATTGGCCGGGATGCGGGAGAACATGCGGAAACTGGGCCGGCCCGACGCCGCCCGGGAGATCCTGTCCGCCATCGCAACGGAGTTCCCGAAGGAACGCTGA
- a CDS encoding DPP IV N-terminal domain-containing protein, protein MKKRLAILAGFLWVAVAGAIPAASAPAAPAPVPPYAAGLAGTETRLLPGNYDIWSCDWSPDAKRMAFAAKMQGEESGRMRTWLWSLDPVANPAAITGNDPYLDFTPRWSPDGARLAIVRRSTARSNTGTTAAIWLRDMATGTAHPLTQGGNDRDPSWSPDGSQIVFSRAIGPFRAQLMIVNVADGATRVLAGGDNEILTNPWWGRDGRIYFTRIRPVTKKVSINNQHYQVQDFGKGSIWSLAPEERTAQPVLVDDYDNRSPALAPDGQWLAFVSNRIVVKDGNGKFDRGGLYVKNIASGAVYFITNKVALIGGSLAWSPDGRKLAFFTYRSIRPAIWVIALPAQVPPQPAAGKK, encoded by the coding sequence ATGAAAAAACGCCTCGCTATCCTGGCTGGATTCCTATGGGTGGCCGTCGCCGGCGCGATTCCGGCCGCGTCCGCTCCGGCGGCTCCGGCCCCGGTTCCGCCTTATGCCGCCGGTCTGGCCGGCACGGAGACCCGCCTGTTGCCGGGCAACTATGATATCTGGTCTTGCGACTGGTCCCCCGACGCCAAACGAATGGCCTTCGCAGCCAAGATGCAGGGCGAGGAGAGCGGCCGCATGCGCACCTGGCTGTGGAGCCTGGATCCCGTCGCCAATCCGGCCGCGATTACCGGCAACGATCCCTACCTCGACTTTACGCCGCGCTGGTCGCCCGATGGCGCCCGCCTGGCCATCGTCCGGCGGAGCACCGCCAGGTCGAATACGGGAACCACCGCCGCCATCTGGCTCCGGGATATGGCGACCGGAACCGCCCACCCCCTGACCCAAGGGGGGAACGACCGCGATCCTTCCTGGTCCCCCGACGGCTCGCAGATCGTCTTCAGCCGGGCCATCGGACCCTTCCGGGCCCAACTGATGATCGTCAATGTGGCCGACGGCGCCACCCGGGTCCTGGCCGGCGGCGACAATGAGATCCTGACCAATCCGTGGTGGGGCCGGGATGGCCGGATTTACTTCACGCGCATCCGGCCGGTCACCAAGAAGGTCAGCATCAACAATCAGCATTATCAAGTGCAGGATTTCGGCAAGGGCAGCATCTGGTCGCTCGCTCCCGAAGAGCGGACCGCCCAGCCGGTCCTGGTCGATGATTATGATAACCGCTCTCCGGCACTGGCGCCGGACGGGCAGTGGCTGGCCTTTGTCTCCAACCGGATCGTCGTCAAGGACGGTAACGGCAAATTCGATCGGGGCGGCCTCTATGTGAAGAACATCGCCAGTGGCGCGGTTTATTTCATCACCAACAAAGTGGCCCTGATCGGAGGGTCGCTGGCCTGGAGCCCGGACGGCCGCAAGCTCGCCTTCTTTACCTATCGCAGCATCCGGCCGGCCATCTGGGTCATCGCCCTGCCGGCGCAAGTCCCGCCGCAGCCGGCCGCCGGCAAGAAATAA
- the murB gene encoding UDP-N-acetylmuramate dehydrogenase gives MSDWRSLAAERLGGIETIRDFPMSRLTTFQIGGPIDLLVQPQHTGELQRVLQFCAAEGVPWMVLGLGSNLLVRDKGIRGIGIKLAGEFLEWRMDGPTARAGAGLALGDLSRETACLGWSGLEFACGIPGTVGGAVFMNAGAYDGEIGQVLTAVEACYPDGGYVRLNASDLELGYRFSRFQREKAVITRADFGLRPAAKADAEARITELTCQRQSKQPLEMPSAGSVFRRPAGYYVGPLIEQAGLKGFRIGGAQVSPKHAGFIVNAGGATAADVLALIEHIRREIRERSGVELVPEVRVIGEE, from the coding sequence ATGAGTGACTGGCGCAGCCTTGCCGCGGAGCGGCTGGGCGGGATCGAAACGATCCGGGACTTTCCGATGTCCCGGTTGACGACTTTTCAGATCGGCGGGCCCATCGACCTGCTGGTTCAACCGCAACATACCGGGGAGCTCCAACGGGTGCTCCAGTTTTGCGCGGCGGAAGGGGTGCCCTGGATGGTGTTGGGCCTGGGTTCCAACCTGCTGGTCCGCGATAAAGGGATCCGGGGGATCGGGATCAAGCTGGCGGGGGAGTTTTTGGAATGGCGGATGGATGGCCCGACGGCCCGCGCCGGCGCCGGCCTGGCGCTGGGCGATCTCTCCCGGGAGACCGCCTGTCTCGGCTGGTCGGGGTTGGAGTTCGCCTGCGGCATCCCGGGGACGGTCGGCGGCGCGGTCTTTATGAACGCCGGCGCCTATGACGGGGAGATCGGCCAGGTTCTGACGGCGGTCGAGGCCTGCTATCCCGATGGCGGCTACGTCCGGCTGAACGCGTCCGATCTGGAGCTGGGCTACCGCTTCAGCCGGTTCCAGCGGGAAAAGGCGGTGATCACCCGGGCCGATTTCGGGCTGCGGCCGGCGGCCAAAGCCGACGCCGAGGCCCGGATCACCGAGCTGACCTGCCAGCGCCAGAGCAAACAGCCGCTGGAGATGCCGAGCGCCGGCAGCGTATTTCGCCGGCCGGCCGGCTACTATGTCGGTCCCCTGATCGAACAGGCCGGGCTGAAGGGCTTCCGGATCGGCGGAGCCCAGGTCTCGCCGAAACATGCCGGGTTTATCGTGAATGCCGGAGGGGCGACCGCGGCCGACGTCCTGGCTTTGATCGAGCACATCCGCAGGGAGATCCGGGAAAGGTCCGGCGTCGAGCTGGTGCCGGAGGTCAGGGTGATCGGCGAGGAATAG